Proteins co-encoded in one Arthrobacter sp. ERGS1:01 genomic window:
- a CDS encoding glyceraldehyde-3-phosphate dehydrogenase, translating into MLQTTDSCLDTWMSREALAESMIPVIGRLYRENNVVTSIHGRSLINNSTMNILKAHRFARRINKVELLPEETAPLLDTLAQLQLGPAAIDIARLNQKFKDEGTGVTLEEFLRSELAEIVDKHGTGHGTGTDVVLYGFGRIGRLLARLLVEKAGGGDGLRLRAIVVRRGSGNDLTKRASLLRRDSVHGPFEGTIRVDEDANTITANGVRVQVIYSDSPATIDYTEYGINNALVVDNTGRWRDAEGLSQHLQSKGVARVLLTAPGKGELKNVVHGINHDTIVDTDRIVSAASCTTNAITPVLKAINDRFGVVHGHVETVHSYTNDQNLIDNFHAGDRRGRSAALNMVITETGAATAVAKALPEMLGKLTGSSIRVPTPNVSLAILNLSLENGTTKEEVNSHLREMSLHSNLRRQIDFVDSPEVVSTDFVGSRRTGIVDGLATVSTDKNLILYVWYDNEFGYSAQVVRVMEQMAGVKRPSFPATDVVQEAISVLAALRTP; encoded by the coding sequence ATGCTACAAACCACAGATTCCTGCCTTGACACCTGGATGAGCCGGGAAGCCCTTGCCGAGTCCATGATTCCGGTAATCGGCCGGCTGTACCGCGAAAACAACGTGGTGACCAGCATTCATGGCCGAAGTTTGATCAACAATTCCACCATGAACATCCTCAAGGCGCACCGCTTCGCACGCCGGATCAACAAGGTCGAATTGCTCCCGGAGGAGACTGCCCCACTGTTGGACACTTTGGCGCAGCTTCAGCTTGGCCCGGCCGCAATCGACATCGCGCGCCTGAACCAGAAGTTCAAGGACGAGGGAACCGGTGTCACCCTGGAGGAGTTCCTTCGTTCCGAGCTCGCCGAGATCGTCGACAAACACGGCACCGGCCACGGTACCGGCACCGACGTCGTGCTTTATGGCTTCGGCCGGATCGGGCGGTTGCTGGCCCGGCTCCTTGTCGAAAAGGCGGGTGGCGGTGATGGCTTGCGCCTGCGGGCCATTGTGGTTCGTCGCGGGTCCGGCAACGACCTGACCAAGCGTGCCAGTTTGCTGCGGCGCGACTCGGTCCATGGACCCTTCGAGGGCACCATCCGGGTTGACGAGGACGCCAATACCATCACGGCCAACGGGGTCCGGGTGCAGGTCATCTATTCGGACAGCCCCGCGACCATCGACTACACGGAGTATGGCATCAACAACGCCCTGGTGGTGGATAACACCGGCCGATGGCGTGATGCCGAAGGTCTCTCCCAGCACCTGCAGAGCAAGGGTGTTGCGCGGGTATTGCTGACTGCGCCCGGCAAGGGTGAACTGAAGAACGTCGTCCATGGCATCAACCACGACACCATTGTGGATACGGACCGGATCGTGTCAGCGGCATCGTGCACCACGAATGCCATCACACCGGTCCTGAAGGCCATCAACGACAGGTTCGGTGTGGTCCACGGCCATGTGGAGACCGTTCACTCCTATACCAATGACCAGAACCTGATCGACAATTTCCACGCGGGTGACCGCCGCGGCCGTTCCGCCGCGCTTAATATGGTGATCACCGAGACTGGTGCCGCCACAGCCGTGGCCAAGGCGCTGCCCGAGATGCTCGGCAAACTCACGGGCAGTTCCATCAGGGTCCCCACCCCGAACGTTTCCCTGGCCATTTTGAACCTGAGCCTGGAGAACGGAACCACCAAGGAGGAAGTGAACAGCCACCTTCGTGAGATGTCGCTGCACTCGAACTTGCGCAGGCAGATCGACTTCGTTGACTCGCCCGAGGTGGTTTCCACGGACTTCGTCGGCTCGCGCCGTACGGGCATCGTGGACGGCCTCGCAACGGTTTCCACGGACAAGAACCTGATTCTCTACGTCTGGTACGACAACGAGTTCGGCTACAGCGCCCAGGTGGTCCGCGTCATGGAGCAGATGGCCGGCGTGAAACGGCCGTCCTTCCCGGCGACGGACGTCGTTCAAGAGGCCATCTCGGTCCTTGCCGCCCTGCGAACACCATAA
- a CDS encoding cupin domain-containing protein encodes MSTTTPQPTLATREAIDFWPATPLSPMEDKWQSLRCRFINAKPIGAWDDFILSEWELEACAWEDFHPHTETNFVLAGELHIHSEGKTVILGPGDSARVNPGQTGRYWAPVYARMVTIYGPNPEGLESHSFRYETLNTK; translated from the coding sequence ATGTCCACAACCACCCCTCAGCCCACCCTGGCCACCAGGGAAGCCATCGACTTCTGGCCGGCAACGCCGCTGAGCCCCATGGAAGACAAATGGCAAAGCCTGCGCTGCCGCTTCATCAACGCCAAACCCATCGGCGCCTGGGACGACTTCATCCTCTCCGAATGGGAACTCGAAGCCTGCGCCTGGGAAGACTTCCACCCCCACACCGAAACCAACTTCGTCCTCGCCGGTGAACTCCACATCCACAGCGAAGGCAAAACCGTCATCCTCGGCCCCGGCGACAGCGCACGCGTCAACCCCGGACAAACCGGCCGCTACTGGGCCCCCGTCTACGCCCGCATGGTCACCATCTACGGACCCAACCCCGAAGGACTCGAATCCCACTCCTTCCGCTACGAAACCCTCAACACCAAGTAA
- a CDS encoding cupin domain-containing protein yields the protein METTLVGTLTKAGAIHKVENGYLGLPSMNLPGSEAAIGDSLHNPEGTVMSAGFFELKASEPVVYTYTYDEMKVVIKGHFILTDQTTGETTHAKERDVLFFPKGTTVKFETPDYGLGFFTGDRTFAP from the coding sequence ATGGAAACCACCCTCGTAGGCACCCTCACCAAAGCCGGCGCCATCCACAAAGTCGAAAACGGCTACCTCGGACTACCCTCAATGAACCTCCCCGGCAGCGAAGCCGCCATCGGCGACTCCCTCCACAACCCCGAAGGCACCGTCATGAGCGCCGGCTTCTTCGAACTCAAAGCCTCCGAACCCGTCGTCTACACCTACACCTACGACGAAATGAAAGTCGTCATCAAAGGCCACTTCATCCTCACCGACCAAACCACCGGCGAAACCACCCACGCCAAAGAACGCGACGTCCTCTTCTTCCCCAAAGGCACCACCGTCAAATTCGAAACCCCCGACTACGGCCTCGGCTTCTTCACCGGCGACCGCACCTTCGCACCCTAA